A stretch of Fulvia fulva chromosome 4, complete sequence DNA encodes these proteins:
- a CDS encoding Peroxisomal long-chain fatty acid import protein 2 encodes MATQSTLRQQPADRFSQWFDHFYERFAARYAKIQDRSPLDKRTSQLIGALALSLAIITSGYGGWRYYSSRKQERDLGHRLLRRNSGLRAKDGTRTLYVPYKDTTSKVTIHPIKATTFDAHRRFFLNPTRQRNSGRELPLGVPPPNIKPGLNVAFVHQFMAIMQIAVPRLGSKESGLLTTHAFFLLLRTYLSLVVARLDGDIVRDLVAGKGRDFLLGLAKWLSVGVIGSYTNSMIKFLQAKISIAFRTRLTRYIHDLYLGPHMAYYKMHSLDGGVEHGADQFICRDLTLFCDNAANLYSSLGKPLVDLFTFNYQLYRSLGPLALSGLLSTYIGTAVLLKKLSPPFAKLKAAEGRKEGDFRSLHARLIANAEEVAFYAGGPTEHALLDQGFKELRKWMEGIYRVKVGYNMLEDFVLKYTWSALGYIITSLPVFLPGLGLAPEPVSKSKTVTSPELAEVAESNDRAGSRTKQFITNKRLMLNLADAGSRMMYSIKDLSELAGQTSRVFMLISTLHRVQANAYQLPRTVYPEPYNLTDVQGTWQKGFDGVRLENVPVVAPAPFPMGGEELIENLSFIVGPGDHLLITGPNGAGKSAVARIVAGLWPTYRGLTSRPRNNGQDGIMFLPQKVYLSPGTLRDQVIYPHTELDMREAGRRESELQAMLEEAKLGYIPEREGGWDTRKMWQDVLSGGEKQRMGIARLLYHEPRYAFIDEGTSAVSSDVEGILYETAKRKGITLITISTRASLKRYHSYTLTLGLGEDANEYEFLRIGTASEKDSVEKEIQELREKLAQVNQWKQRKQEIEQELSKVWVAGQELEEPAYSKKERDAEVVPAE; translated from the coding sequence ATGGCGACCCAGTCTACCCTCCGACAGCAGCCCGCTGATCGGTTCTCGCAGTGGTTCGATCACTTCTACGAGCGATTCGCCGCCCGTTATGCGAAGATCCAAGATCGAAGTCCGCTGGACAAGAGGACGAGCCAGCTCATCGGCGCGTTGGCCTTGTCCTTGGCCATCATAACGAGCGGCTATGGGGGCTGGCGATACTATAGTAGCAGGAAGCAAGAGCGAGATCTGGGACATAGGTTATTGCGGCGAAACAGTGGTCTACGAGCGAAAGACGGGACGCGTACGTTGTACGTGCCGTACAAAGACACGACGAGCAAGGTCACAATACATCCGATCAAAGCTACGACTTTCGATGCACATAGAAGGTTCTTCTTGAATCCCACCAGGCAGCGCAACTCAGGCAGAGAGTTGCCTCTCGGTGTTCCACCTCCGAACATCAAGCCTGGCCTCAATGTCGCATTCGTGCATCAGTTTATGGCTATCATGCAGATCGCGGTACCCAGGCTAGGATCCAAGGAGTCCGGTCTCCTCACGACACATGCTTTCTTTCTATTGTTGAGGACATACCTTTCGCTAGTAGTCGCCAGACTCGACGGAGACATAGTACGCGATCTGGTGGCTGGAAAAGGCCGTGACTTCTTGCTAGGCCTGGCAAAATGGTTGTCCGTTGGTGTGATAGGCAGCTATACGAACTCCATGATCAAGTTCCTGCAAGCAAAGATCAGTATTGCATTCCGAACGCGACTCACGAGGTACATTCACGACCTATACTTGGGACCACACATGGCCTACTACAAGATGCACAGTCTGGACGGTGGTGTAGAGCACGGTGCGGATCAATTCATCTGCCGCGATCTGACACTGTTCTGTGACAACGCTGCGAATCTTTACTCAAGTCTGGGCAAGCCGCTCGTGGACTTGTTCACTTTCAACTACCAGCTGTACCGTTCGCTTGGTCCGCTGGCATTGAGCGGTCTCCTAAGCACATACATCGGTACTGCAGTATTGTTGAAAAAGCTGAGTCCGCCATTCGCTAAGCTGAAGGCCGCAGAAGGTCGTAAGGAGGGAGACTTCAGATCTTTGCATGCTAGGCTCATCGCGAATGCTGAAGAAGTGGCATTCTATGCTGGTGGTCCGACAGAACACGCTCTCCTCGATCAAGGCTTCAAAGAGTTGAGGAAATGGATGGAGGGCATTTACCGCGTGAAAGTGGGCTACAACATGCTCGAAGATTTCGTTCTGAAGTATACCTGGTCGGCACTAGGATACATTATCACCAGTCTTCCCGTCTTCCTGCCCGGTCTTGGATTGGCACCAGAACCGGTATCGAAGTCAAAGACAGTCACATCGCCAGAACTCGCAGAAGTAGCAGAGTCGAACGACAGAGCTGGCTCACGAACCAAGCAATTCATTACAAACAAGCGCCTCATGCTGAACCTTGCAGATGCTGGCAGTCGCATGATGTACTCCATTAAAGACCTGTCCGAACTTGCGGGCCAGACCAGTAGAGTATTCATGCTTATCAGTACGCTACATCGCGTGCAGGCGAATGCATACCAGCTACCAAGGACCGTCTACCCCGAGCCTTACAACCTGACGGACGTGCAGGGCACTTGGCAGAAGGGCTTCGATGGTGTGAGACTAGAGAATGTGCCAGTCGTTGCTCCAGCACCATTCCCTATGGGCGGTGAGGAGCTCATCGAGAACCTTTCTTTCATTGTCGGGCCTGGTGATCACCTGCTCATTACTGGACCAAACGGTGCTGGCAAGTCTGCAGTCGCGAGGATTGTCGCAGGCTTGTGGCCGACCTACCGCGGACTGACATCAAGGCCACGCAACAATGGCCAGGATGGCATCATGTTCCTGCCACAGAAGGTGTATCTTAGTCCTGGTACTCTACGGGATCAGGTCATCTACCCACATACCGAGTTAGACATGCGAGAAGCAGGACGTCGCGAAAGTGAGCTGCAAGCGATGCTGGAGGAAGCGAAGCTGGGCTACATACCTGAGCGCGAGGGCGGTTGGGACACACGGAAGATGTGGCAGGATGTGCTCAGTGGTGGCGAGAAGCAAAGGATGGGCATCGCTCGTTTGCTGTACCACGAACCACGTTACGCTTTTATCGACGAGGGCACGTCTGCTGTCAGCTCTGATGTCGAAGGCATCCTGTACGAGACGGCGAAGCGTAAGGGCATTACGCTCATCACGATATCGACCAGAGCCTCGCTAAAGCGATACCACTCTTATACGCTGACACTTGGTTTGGGCGAGGACGCGAATGAGTACGAGTTCTTGCGGATTGGTACCGCCAGCGAGAAGGACAGCGTTGAGAAAGAGATTCAGGAGCTGCGTGAGAAGCTGGCACAGGTCAATCAGTGGAAGCAGAGGAAGCAAGAAATCGAGCAAGAGCTAAGCAAAGTCTGGGTTGCTGGGCAAGAGCTGGAAGAACCCGCATACTCGAAGAAAGAGCGAGACGCTGAAGTGGTACCTGCTGAATGA
- a CDS encoding DNA damage checkpoint control protein rad1: MATDGPMFAAVTSSARQILLLLRCISFAKKANVRISDKGLRFTTDDGSVMEAFVFLEADMFSSYRYTPPPSVSSQDDEAVPPLFEVNLIALLETLNIFSISDPSTAKRPGEYDSFAAHRLNRHAGINAFSNQAHAGVCSFTYDGEGSPLSINMTEAGVTTTCDLTTYEAESPEEIPFNRDNIELRTVMRSNYLLDAIAELSSMNPTELTLQAFPTTRQGANLSFSASGALGSAAVDFTTHTDSETPVLESFSCSNRTSGSFKFSLIKAAQRAMASSNKVSLRLDEEGVLCMQFLVEVDAGGTGNGVVFVEFRVVPLVEGEADEDGDSSD; the protein is encoded by the coding sequence ATGGCAACAGATGGACCAATGTTCGCAGCTGTGACCTCGTCTGCGCGACAAATCCTGCTGTTGCTTCGGTGCATCTCCTTTGCAAAGAAGGCCAACGTTCGCATCTCGGACAAGGGGCTGAGATTTACCACCGACGATGGCAGCGTCATGGAGGCCTTCGTCTTTCTTGAGGCGGACATGTTCTCCTCGTATAGATACACTCCGCCACCTTCGGTGTCATCTCAAGACGATGAAGCAGTGCCGCCTCTCTTCGAAGTAAACCTCATTGCACTTCTCGAAACTCTCAATATCTTCAGCATTTCCGACCCAAGCACTGCGAAACGACCTGGCGAGTATGACTCTTTTGCTGCACATCGCCTGAATCGACACGCTGGCATCAATGCCTTCTCGAACCAAGCACATGCGGGCGTATGCAGCTTCACCTATGACGGAGAAGGCAGCCCTTTGAGCATCAACATGACCGAAGCTGGAGTCACCACCACATGCGACCTCACCACTTACGAAGCTGAGAGTCCGGAAGAGATACCCTTCAATCGCGACAACATCGAACTCAGAACGGTCATGCGGTCGAATTACCTGCTTGATGCCATTGCAGAGCTAAGTTCAATGAACCCAACAGAACTCACCCTGCAAGCCTTCCCAACAACACGACAAGGCGCCAATCTGTCCTTCTCGGCAAGCGGTGCATTGGGCTCAGCTGCAGTCGACTTCACGACGCATACGGACTCGGAGACGCCTGTGCTGGAGAGCTTTTCCTGTTCGAATAGAACGAGCGGCAGCTTCAAGTTTAGTCTGATCAAGGCTGCACAACGTGCGATGGCAAGCTCGAATAAAGTGTCACTGCGCCTCGATGAGGAAGGCGTGCTTTGCATGCAATTTCTCGTTGAAGTCGATGCAGGAGGCACTGGCAACGGTGTGGTCTTTGTAGAGTTCAGAGTCGTGCCTCTCGTTGAAGGAGAAGCTGATGAGGATGGTGATAGCTCCGACTGA
- a CDS encoding Serine/threonine-protein kinase ATG1: MRHEGGILERTMHKEQRDVPPSIITNATSFRQTCRRAIQQFDHRESLSCNSTDRLADIMKRPAEDEDPPTSHKRSKADEDETPQGITDDTVDDGYKLWHDLEVAEANYAKGSDSEDEPDEEAEGREAWDQLSAEEKATVSSAIKAWNTAKADEQTAEKLKRQHKGSYAGGPRDDDEYGDEDYGRPSFEQYRKSEENLHKARQKVWDLSEELLRLREGRKCKYVEQELERMDNFVITWEHIVLELPELEKAAKQKLEQRESRALSELGELGAGWVGSWDLGAGAFGIATLSVKQNHAGLIIDRVVIKDSYFPENDPDTDAIWRDRDTWTNGAPRSATNPSSVPVEVHALYSLRRCASSSILKIRNWRFGPGERSYRILTEFCPLGDLEDLFRDVGYSSLRRDNEPETDHSRSLKLLPEPFLWCLFHNLCTAGILMDRGELYRNPILPWEKIVHRDIKPNNVFLALPSSSSSVYKGYPVPKLGDWGLAYLCPGGPTSTCNPLAFAARGTEGYKAPEQNRMGTIRPLSSKTNVWAVGAVLYTMLAASAPKRSSNLSDTDGAFDVTAEKKYSQELRGLVLTCLRSEPDQRPSFDFLLKKIRRYTAPGSKDKAGDLRDASVNRGAFTGKFELDHGKNDMWALGSRLRDKELPENLDEFPSPPEMGEHSSEEEEEEDDLSGAPGSMIKDPRE; this comes from the exons ATGCGGCATGAAGGAGGGATACTCGAAAGGACTATGCACAAAGAACAAAGGGATGTTCCGCCAAGTATCATCACTAATGCTACTAGTTTTCGACAGACCTGTCGTCGCGCCATTCAACAGTTTGATCATCGTGAAAGCTTATCCTGCAACTCAACAGATAGGCTAGCAGACATAATGAAGAGACCTGCCGAGGATGAAGATCCACCCACCTCTCACAAGCGTTCCAAGGCCGATGAAGACGAGACTCCACAGGGTATTACAGATGATACTGTAGATGACGGTTACAAGCTGTGGCACGATCTAGAAGTGGCGGAAGCCAATTATGCGAAAGGCTCTGACTCGGAAGACGAACCAG ACGAAGAGGCTGAGGGTCGAGAAGCCTGGGATCAACTCAGCGCAGAGGAGAAAGCTACAGTTTCTTCAGCCATCAAAGCGTGGAACACCGCAAAAGCCGATGAGCAGACGGCGGAGAAGCTGAAGAGACAACACAAGGGCAGCTACGCAGGTGGTCCCCGGGACGACGACGAATATGGCGACGAAGACTACGGACGACCTTCCTTCGAGCAATACAGAAAGAGCGAAGAGAATTTGCACAAGGCGAGGCAAAAGGTTTGGGACCTCTCCGAGGAACTATTGAGGTTGCGCGAGGGCAGGAAATGTAAATATGTAGAACAAGAGCTGGAACGAATGGATAACTTCGTCATTACCTGGGAGCACATCGTCCTCGAACTCCCCGAGTTGGAGAAAGCCGCGAAGCAGAAACTGGAGCAGAGGGAGAGTCGGGCACTATCAGAGCTTGGAGAACTTGGAGCCGGCTGGGTTGGGAGCTGGGATCTTGGGGCTGGAGCATTCGGCATTGCCACTCTATCTGTCAAGCAAAACCACGCCGGCCTCATCATAGACCGCGTCGTCATCAAGGACTCCTACTTCCCCGAAAACGACCCAGACACGGACGCCATCTGGCGCGACCGCGACACCTGGACCAACGGCGCACCACGAAGCGCCACGAACCCCTCCAGCGTCCCAGTAGAAGTCCACGCCCTGTACAGCCTCCGGCGCTGCGCCTCCTCCTCTATCCTCAAGATCCGAAACTGGCGCTTCGGTCCCGGTGAACGATCATACCGCATCCTCACCGAATTCTGCCCCCTCGGCGACCTCGAAGACCTCTTTAGAGATGTAGGCTACAGCTCCCTCCGCCGCGACAATGAGCCTGAAACAGATCACTCTCGCTCCCTAAAACTCCTCCCCGAGCCCTTCCTCTGGTGTCTCTTCCACAACCTCTGCACGGCTGGAATCCTCATGGACCGCGGCGAACTGTACCGCAATCCTATCCTGCCCTGGGAGAAAATCGTGCACCGCGACATCAAACCCAATAACGTTTTCCTGGCCCTGCCTTCGTCCTCGTCCTCTGTGTACAAAGGCTATCCAGTCCCCAAACTAGGCGATTGGGGCCTTGCGTACCTCTGTCCAGGTGGGCCCACCTCTACCTGTAACCCGCTCGCCTTCGCAGCTCGGGGTACAGAAGGATACAAAGCGCCCGAACAAAACCGCATGGGGACGATTCGACCACTCAGCTCAAAGACGAATGTCTGGGCAGTGGGAGCGGTGCTGTATACCATGCTAGCTGCGAGCGCTCCAAAGCGCTCCTCAAACCTGAGTGATACGGATGGAGCCTTCGATGTCACCGCGGAGAAGAAATACAGTCAAGAGCTCCGCGGTTTAGTTCTGACATGTCTACGAAGCGAGCCAGATCAGCGGCCGAGTTTCGATTTTTTGCTTAAGAAGATAAGACGATATACAGCTCCTGGCTCGAAGGATAAAGCGGGAGATTTGCGTGATGCGTCTGTTAATCGTGGTGCGTTTACGGGGAAGTTTGAGTTGGATCATGGGAAAAACGATATGTGGGCGTTGGGTTCCAGGTTGAGGGATAAGGAGCTGCCCGAGAATTTGGATGAGTTTCCGAGTCCGCCGGAGATGGGCGAGCATTCTTcagaggaagaggaggaagagGATGATCTTAGTGGTGCGCCGGGGTCGATGATTAAGGACCCGAGGGAATAA
- a CDS encoding Endoplasmic reticulum vesicle protein 25, producing MAAMLALKLLFAFLLPLVSALKFEIQAHPGHESASKERCIRNFVAKDQLVVVTATVSGNRGDGQTLNMHIKDAVGNDYARPRDVAGEARYAFTSHADSAFDVCFENILTASHSVLSPTKSVELDIDIGADAKDWSAIQASEKLKPVEVELKRMSGLAAEIIDELDFLRSREMKLRDTNESTNERVKWFAIGTMGCLVGLGVWQVVYLRAYFRSKHLI from the exons ATGGCCGCCATGCTGGCATTAAAGCTGCTGTTCGCTTTCCTTCTCCCGTTGGTCTCCGCGCTCAAATTCGAGATCCAAGCACATCCAGGCCACGAATCCGCATCGAAAGAGCGCTGCATCAGGAACTTTGTCGCAAAGGATCAACTGGTAGTCGTGACCGCGACTGTCAGTGGGAACAGAGGAGATGGACAGACATTGAACATGCAC ATCAAGGATGCAGTCGGCAATGACTACGCACGCCCTCGCGATGTTGCCGGCGAAGCACGATACGCTTTCACATCCCACGCCGATAGCGCCTTCGACGTCTGCTTCGAGAACATCCTTACAGCCTCCCACAGCGTCCTGAGCCCGACCAAATCCGTGGAGCTCGACATCGATATCGGCGCAGATGCCAAGGACTGGTCGGCGATCCAAGCCTCCGAGAAGCTGAAGCCGGTCGAAGTTGAGCTCAAGCGCATGTCTGGCCTGGCCGCTGAGATCATTGACGAGCTGGACTTCTTGAGGAGCCGTGAGATGAAACTCAGAGATACCAACGAGAGCACGAACGAGCGTGTCAAGTGGTTCGCAATTGGCACTATGGGGTGTCTTGTGGGGTTGGGAGTGTGGCAGGTCGTGTACCTGCGGGCGTACTTCAGGAGCAAGCATTTGATCTAG